From the Macaca nemestrina isolate mMacNem1 chromosome 7, mMacNem.hap1, whole genome shotgun sequence genome, one window contains:
- the LOC139355427 gene encoding ATP synthase F(0) complex subunit C3, mitochondrial has translation MFACAKLACTPALIRAGSRVAYRPISASVLSRPEARTGEGSTVFNGAQNGVSQLIQREFQTSAISRDIDTAAKFIGAGAATVGVAGSGAGIGTVFGSLIIGYARNPSLKQQLFSYAILGFALSEAMGLFCLMVAFLILFAM, from the coding sequence ATGTTCGCCTGCGCCAAGCTCGCCTGCACGCCCGCTCTGATCCGAGCTGGATCCAGAGTTGCATACAGACCAATTTCTGCATCAGTGTTATCTCGACCAGAGGCTAGGACTGGAGAGGGCTCTACGGTATTTAATGGGGCCCAGAATGGTGTGTCTCAGCTAATCCAAAGGGAGTTTCAGACCAGTGCAATCAGCAGAGACATTGATACTGCTGCCAAATTTATTGGTGCAGGTGCCGCAACAGTAGGAGTGGCTGGTTCTGGTGCTGGTATTGGAACAGTCTTTGGCAGCCTTATCATTGGTTATGCCAGAAACCCTTCGCTGAAGCAGCAGCTGTTCTCATATGCTATCCTGGGATTTGCCTTGTCTGAAGCTATGGGTCTCTTTTGTTTGATGGttgctttcttgattttgtttGCCATGTAA